The [Bacillus] selenitireducens MLS10 genome includes a region encoding these proteins:
- a CDS encoding S-layer homology domain-containing protein: protein MKQVKRRVIQAVAALTMAAGFSLAADEAEAGGFSDFNEGFTEHDRVMDLVEQGVIQGFGDGSFKPRESIYRRDTARMFQRALDLRAGEIGMPFSDVSPSAGYAEAVRANYGAEIFLGSTAGTFGPADRLTREQMASVITRAYGLQSSGGEVPLNDLDQASPTHVDDIRTLYENGVTTGRADGSFAPGAEINRHEFAIMVSRAQEAVSDRGPRMLGGTVTAVERNAIQAHTKPYGPNTITFDLSALPGSTRIDGGTIDVSGDGEIQFDNIPGYLNVPDRQDVETGTNRLAFIDVMGDNSFTMNVLRSGSSDSITVRGTFTGADGSETPVRVIVKLR from the coding sequence ATGAAACAAGTGAAGCGACGTGTGATTCAGGCGGTGGCGGCTCTGACGATGGCGGCAGGATTCAGTCTGGCGGCAGATGAAGCGGAAGCCGGCGGTTTTTCGGATTTCAATGAAGGCTTTACGGAACATGACCGAGTGATGGACCTCGTGGAGCAAGGTGTGATTCAGGGGTTTGGTGACGGAAGCTTTAAGCCCCGTGAGAGCATTTACCGGCGTGATACGGCGCGGATGTTTCAGCGCGCTCTTGATCTCCGTGCCGGAGAGATCGGCATGCCGTTTTCTGACGTCTCACCGAGTGCCGGCTACGCAGAAGCGGTGAGGGCAAACTACGGTGCAGAGATTTTTCTCGGCTCCACTGCAGGAACTTTCGGTCCTGCAGACCGGCTGACCCGTGAACAGATGGCTTCGGTGATTACAAGAGCGTATGGCCTTCAGTCTTCAGGCGGAGAAGTGCCGCTGAATGATCTCGATCAGGCGAGCCCGACCCATGTGGATGATATCCGGACGTTATATGAGAACGGAGTAACGACAGGGCGTGCAGACGGAAGCTTCGCTCCGGGCGCCGAAATCAACCGGCATGAGTTTGCGATCATGGTCTCAAGAGCGCAAGAAGCCGTATCGGACCGCGGTCCCCGTATGCTTGGCGGCACAGTGACCGCCGTTGAAAGAAATGCGATTCAGGCACATACGAAGCCGTATGGACCGAATACGATCACCTTTGATTTAAGCGCCCTTCCTGGAAGTACCCGCATAGACGGAGGTACGATTGACGTGAGCGGCGACGGAGAGATTCAATTTGATAATATACCTGGTTACCTCAACGTTCCGGATCGTCAGGATGTCGAGACCGGAACAAACCGTCTCGCATTTATTGATGTGATGGGTGACAACAGCTTTACGATGAATGTCCTGAGATCTGGCTCTTCTGATAGCATCACAGTAAGAGGAACATTCACGGGAGCGGACGGAAGTGAAACACCTGTACGCGTAATTGTCAAACTTCGGTAA
- a CDS encoding S-layer homology domain-containing protein, with product MKRFPLSKKAVALTLAAVMATTPFVGSVAAVDGGVSTQDAHEEVTSVNQVVADVEAIYASLNAEDQATIAEMRAVIDGLSDDAWHRAVPDVMIENIDAALGEGETIAIVKEIAMILTTVEEGQLQSAVDDFRESRSGDFNTVFNGEITVDDLLALFDELTHQAVAFMNEGDRRDLSREELASALSAVDLEQFARENLDVGDINQAFYNGTGVYLVDTENQNDVLSFADHVRDLIVEEGTFTAEELRHFTAGLMLAAVEYFDPQVEEEPVVTERDGDTVTVRVIEDLYLEYLEGLDEVPDVISFDVDKEDGEIGEVIVPAAVAEAILERNPNARIEVTSPEGSASLRVSDVNTVNLRAALGIDADAPFDLVININPGTDSGNAIARNNLDVKSQIVNFTMHAVSGDNSYNINRFMHTLKRSIVADEALTEGRTVVLRLNSDGTVTPVTTKVEGNRAHFSGFSNSNYVVTENTVTYPDMDTNHWAYDEVSDLSSQYIIQGFLDGNFRPEVATKRSQFSALVTRALSLVPEDDYTEPFSDVLQRHTLVDEILAASNYGIVQGYGDTTFRPEHEITRAEAAIMITRVMDLLDDVDFDLDESVDYTTYTDSDRFSSRQQDAITRVTQAGIMQGRGDGSFRPDDSANRGQLSLMLHRLLQKADYIN from the coding sequence ATGAAAAGATTTCCATTAAGTAAAAAAGCAGTAGCCCTTACTCTTGCTGCAGTTATGGCGACAACACCGTTTGTCGGTTCGGTAGCTGCGGTAGACGGAGGCGTGTCCACACAGGATGCCCACGAAGAAGTAACAAGCGTCAACCAGGTAGTTGCAGATGTTGAAGCGATTTACGCATCACTCAACGCCGAAGATCAGGCAACAATTGCTGAAATGCGCGCAGTTATTGACGGACTGAGTGACGATGCATGGCATCGCGCAGTACCGGATGTCATGATTGAGAACATCGACGCTGCCCTTGGCGAAGGCGAAACAATTGCCATCGTGAAAGAGATCGCGATGATCCTGACGACAGTTGAAGAAGGTCAGCTTCAGAGTGCGGTTGACGACTTCCGTGAGAGCCGTTCAGGAGATTTCAACACGGTATTCAACGGTGAGATCACTGTTGACGATCTGTTGGCCCTCTTTGATGAGCTTACGCACCAGGCAGTTGCATTCATGAACGAAGGCGACCGTCGTGATCTTTCAAGAGAAGAGCTTGCATCAGCCCTTTCCGCAGTCGATCTTGAGCAATTCGCCCGTGAAAATCTTGATGTCGGTGACATCAACCAGGCGTTCTATAACGGAACAGGGGTATACTTAGTTGATACAGAGAACCAGAACGACGTGCTCTCATTCGCTGATCATGTACGAGACCTGATTGTTGAAGAAGGTACGTTTACAGCTGAAGAACTGCGCCACTTCACGGCAGGACTTATGCTTGCGGCAGTTGAGTACTTTGATCCGCAAGTTGAAGAAGAGCCGGTCGTAACAGAGCGTGACGGCGACACGGTAACGGTTCGCGTCATTGAAGATCTCTACCTTGAGTACCTTGAAGGACTTGATGAAGTACCGGACGTCATTTCTTTCGATGTGGATAAAGAAGACGGCGAGATCGGTGAAGTGATTGTCCCTGCTGCTGTTGCAGAAGCGATCCTTGAGCGTAACCCGAATGCTCGTATCGAAGTGACATCTCCTGAAGGAAGTGCTTCTCTTCGTGTATCCGATGTGAACACGGTCAATCTCCGTGCGGCGCTCGGTATCGATGCAGATGCTCCGTTTGATCTTGTTATCAACATTAACCCAGGCACAGACAGCGGCAATGCCATCGCCAGAAATAATCTTGACGTGAAGTCACAGATTGTCAATTTCACGATGCACGCTGTGTCCGGTGATAACAGCTATAATATCAATCGCTTTATGCACACGCTGAAGCGTTCAATCGTGGCGGATGAAGCCCTGACTGAAGGCAGAACCGTCGTGCTTCGTCTGAACAGTGACGGAACAGTAACACCGGTAACGACGAAGGTTGAAGGAAACCGTGCTCACTTTAGCGGATTCAGCAACAGTAACTACGTCGTGACGGAGAACACTGTCACGTACCCGGATATGGATACGAATCACTGGGCTTATGATGAAGTCTCTGACCTCAGCTCCCAGTACATCATCCAAGGCTTCCTTGACGGGAACTTCCGTCCGGAAGTGGCGACAAAGCGAAGCCAGTTCTCCGCTCTTGTGACACGTGCACTCTCGCTCGTGCCTGAAGATGATTACACAGAGCCGTTCTCTGATGTCCTTCAGCGTCACACACTCGTCGATGAAATTCTTGCGGCAAGCAACTACGGCATCGTACAGGGTTACGGAGATACAACGTTCCGTCCAGAACATGAAATCACCCGTGCAGAAGCTGCGATCATGATCACACGCGTGATGGATCTTCTTGACGACGTGGACTTCGATCTTGACGAGTCTGTGGACTATACAACGTATACAGACAGCGACCGATTCTCTTCGCGTCAGCAGGATGCCATTACCCGCGTAACGCAGGCTGGTATCATGCAGGGCCGTGGTGACGGATCATTCCGTCCGGATGACAGTGCCAACCGTGGTCAGCTGTCACTCATGCTGCACAGACTGCTTCAAAAAGCTGATTATATCAACTGA
- a CDS encoding glycosyltransferase family 4 protein — translation MNVFHLISGAETGGSKKHILTLLASFDRDKVLLGVFEWGAFAEEAEALGIRVRHFRQSSRYDFSVKAEILQVMEEGRFELLHSHGPRANLLVATMKRKLNVPWVVTVHSNPLLDFMNEGVKGWIFTKLHVWALRRADGYFAVTPRFRDNLVDLKMDKSRIAVVYNGVDFDAPVEGPTLTRADLGIEDDAFTAVMVARMHPVKDHITLLKAFDQIREDGDRLLLVGDGPYRESVEEEAAALGMGDTVSFLGQRKDAEQIMAISDVVLLTSLSESFPLVLLEAAKVARPVISTDVGGVNELIAHENSGWVVPVQDQKALSEAIAVAREKKAELPQMGLQLHSHAKKHFSLKKLYIDTIQFYDIVKKV, via the coding sequence GTGAACGTATTTCATTTGATATCCGGCGCAGAAACAGGCGGCTCAAAAAAGCATATTCTGACGCTTCTTGCGAGCTTTGACCGTGATAAGGTCCTCCTCGGTGTCTTTGAGTGGGGTGCTTTTGCCGAAGAGGCAGAGGCGCTCGGAATCCGCGTGCGGCATTTCAGGCAGTCGAGCCGCTATGACTTCTCGGTGAAGGCTGAGATACTTCAGGTCATGGAAGAGGGGCGGTTTGAGCTGCTTCATAGTCACGGGCCAAGAGCGAACCTCCTTGTGGCGACGATGAAGCGTAAACTGAACGTCCCCTGGGTCGTGACTGTACACAGTAATCCTCTCCTTGATTTCATGAATGAAGGAGTGAAAGGATGGATCTTTACAAAACTGCACGTCTGGGCCCTGCGCCGGGCAGACGGGTACTTTGCCGTCACCCCGAGGTTCAGGGATAATCTTGTCGACCTCAAGATGGACAAGTCGAGGATTGCGGTCGTGTACAACGGGGTCGACTTCGACGCCCCTGTCGAGGGGCCAACGCTCACGAGGGCTGACCTCGGCATCGAAGACGATGCCTTCACTGCCGTCATGGTTGCACGGATGCATCCGGTGAAAGACCACATAACGCTCCTCAAGGCCTTTGATCAGATCCGGGAAGACGGAGACCGGCTCCTTCTCGTCGGTGATGGACCTTACAGGGAGAGTGTTGAGGAAGAGGCAGCGGCTCTCGGAATGGGGGATACCGTTTCTTTTCTTGGACAGCGTAAAGATGCCGAACAGATTATGGCGATTTCTGACGTCGTTCTTTTGACCTCCCTGTCGGAGAGTTTTCCACTGGTACTTCTCGAAGCAGCAAAAGTGGCCCGCCCTGTCATTTCGACAGACGTCGGTGGTGTCAATGAACTGATTGCGCATGAAAACAGCGGCTGGGTCGTCCCCGTCCAGGATCAAAAGGCATTGTCTGAGGCTATTGCCGTGGCGAGAGAAAAAAAAGCTGAACTGCCTCAAATGGGCCTGCAGCTCCATTCACACGCGAAAAAACACTTCAGTTTGAAAAAATTGTATATCGACACTATCCAATTTTATGATATAGTGAAGAAAGTTTAG
- a CDS encoding PIG-L deacetylase family protein — MANGRTRLIQTVGRFVEPLTKRYVRRLYQDNLKLTVPEGERILVLAPHVDDETIGLGGTILAHKEQGADVTVVYLTDGAGSQGVSDKEALKAARRKEAEAVRARFRLDEVVFLDAPDGGLGEAVNDAAFLERFEAVVGQTDPTVIYLPTMVDCHPDHRATGELLMGLSGDVAVRLYEINTAIPPERINVVVDISAYAGEKAAATAIFKSQVIDFDGFLTLSSWKTGLVDADRHAPRQVETFLGMSLGDFQAVYPVFRRYEVPYEQHLKQMNKTATLMLALGKNRAMKSRWYDKAMGEGSK; from the coding sequence GTGGCAAATGGGAGAACAAGACTGATTCAGACAGTGGGACGTTTCGTTGAACCGCTGACAAAACGCTATGTCCGTCGCCTTTATCAGGACAATCTCAAACTCACGGTCCCGGAAGGGGAGAGAATTCTCGTCCTCGCTCCCCACGTCGATGACGAGACGATCGGCCTTGGCGGAACGATCCTTGCTCACAAGGAGCAAGGTGCCGATGTGACGGTTGTTTATCTGACAGATGGTGCCGGCAGTCAGGGCGTCAGTGACAAAGAGGCGCTGAAAGCAGCTCGCCGCAAAGAAGCGGAGGCTGTCCGGGCGCGTTTTCGTCTTGACGAAGTGGTGTTTCTCGATGCACCGGACGGTGGTCTTGGGGAAGCGGTAAATGATGCCGCATTCCTGGAGCGCTTTGAAGCCGTCGTGGGACAGACAGACCCGACGGTGATCTACTTACCGACGATGGTGGACTGCCACCCGGATCACCGGGCGACAGGAGAACTCCTCATGGGCCTCTCGGGGGACGTGGCGGTTCGTCTCTATGAAATCAATACGGCGATCCCTCCTGAGCGGATCAACGTCGTGGTGGATATCTCGGCCTATGCCGGCGAGAAAGCGGCGGCAACAGCCATCTTCAAGTCCCAGGTCATCGATTTTGACGGCTTTCTCACGCTCTCATCTTGGAAGACGGGGCTCGTTGATGCAGACAGGCATGCCCCGCGGCAAGTGGAGACGTTCCTCGGGATGTCACTCGGCGATTTCCAGGCTGTGTATCCCGTCTTTCGCCGCTATGAGGTCCCTTATGAGCAGCATTTGAAACAGATGAACAAAACAGCGACGCTCATGCTCGCTCTCGGGAAGAACCGGGCAATGAAAAGCCGCTGGTATGACAAAGCAATGGGAGAGGGATCGAAGTGA
- a CDS encoding GNAT family N-acetyltransferase — MEVRISSKNDTEQIAALFEAVFNKPFDHAEWTWKYDTEGAGYVLVSEGRILGHTGYLRRRMTVHNSVRTMALRVDTMVHPDARGKGAYRMLLEESIRQEREAGITGLYGFPSDMAKGPLIKVTNAKEVSGVPKYRLVTAPVTLASLYLPFIKPFRFLDGLFQRWRFKSDGSKGGLSLKEISDKAGLPSLPEETARTGAIQAIRDQAFFEARYLRHPDPYRLYAVLQEGDTIGLIVTKTVTHERRGRQIEEGRIIDMALIGDADWSQAAHLATTRLADEGAAFVQLWAMPGSVLAEAVKEAGFSSSGSPMTLVVKELNGRDDLGDPEDWHITMGDVDSY; from the coding sequence GTGGAGGTGCGAATCAGTTCGAAGAACGACACGGAACAAATCGCGGCGCTCTTTGAAGCCGTCTTCAATAAACCGTTTGATCATGCAGAATGGACATGGAAGTATGACACAGAGGGTGCAGGCTATGTCCTTGTGTCTGAAGGGCGGATTCTCGGACACACCGGCTATCTGCGCCGGCGGATGACCGTACATAACAGCGTCCGGACGATGGCGCTTCGGGTTGACACGATGGTGCATCCGGATGCGAGGGGGAAAGGTGCATACCGGATGCTCCTTGAAGAGAGCATCCGGCAGGAGAGAGAGGCAGGGATAACGGGGCTCTACGGATTCCCGTCAGACATGGCGAAAGGGCCTCTCATCAAGGTGACGAACGCCAAAGAAGTGTCAGGAGTGCCGAAATACCGGCTCGTCACGGCCCCTGTCACCCTCGCGTCCCTGTATTTACCCTTTATAAAGCCGTTTCGTTTCCTTGATGGCCTGTTTCAACGCTGGCGCTTCAAAAGCGACGGATCAAAAGGGGGGCTTAGCCTGAAGGAGATATCCGATAAAGCGGGCCTGCCCTCTCTACCGGAAGAAACAGCACGCACAGGCGCGATTCAGGCGATCCGTGATCAGGCGTTCTTCGAGGCCCGTTACCTGCGTCACCCAGATCCCTACCGGCTTTACGCGGTGCTGCAGGAAGGGGACACGATCGGCCTCATCGTGACGAAAACAGTCACTCATGAGCGGCGCGGCAGACAGATTGAGGAGGGGCGCATCATTGATATGGCGCTTATAGGTGACGCGGACTGGTCACAGGCGGCTCACCTCGCCACAACGCGTCTCGCAGATGAAGGAGCGGCATTCGTGCAGCTTTGGGCGATGCCGGGATCCGTCCTGGCAGAGGCAGTGAAAGAGGCCGGATTCTCTTCATCCGGTTCGCCGATGACCCTTGTCGTGAAGGAACTGAACGGCAGGGATGATCTCGGTGATCCGGAAGACTGGCATATTACGATGGGCGACGTTGACTCGTATTGA
- a CDS encoding WecB/TagA/CpsF family glycosyltransferase, whose amino-acid sequence MSQNQERFLGVPVVTLNREALFKDIEERIGRGAQSTLIAINPEKVMTARKNPTLSRLIEEATYQIPDGTGILLASRLKKGVIRERITGIDTMDALVRLAWEREEPVFLYGAEDAVVKEAAVTLKKRYLGLKIAGTMNGFQKDEEKVVEAIRESGAVYLFIAKGSPRQELWIEQYMKDLPDVKVFQGVGGSFDVLAGKVKRAPAGFQKLGLEWLYRLMKEPKRIRRQLLLPQFLIRVMMSNGDKQGS is encoded by the coding sequence GTGAGTCAGAACCAGGAACGGTTTCTTGGAGTGCCGGTGGTCACACTGAACCGCGAGGCGCTCTTCAAAGATATTGAAGAACGGATCGGGCGTGGAGCACAATCCACGCTCATTGCCATTAACCCGGAGAAAGTCATGACGGCGCGGAAGAATCCAACCCTCAGCCGGCTCATTGAAGAGGCGACGTACCAGATTCCCGACGGGACCGGTATCCTCCTTGCCTCGCGCCTGAAGAAAGGGGTCATCAGGGAGCGGATTACCGGGATCGATACGATGGATGCCCTCGTTCGCCTTGCCTGGGAACGTGAGGAGCCGGTGTTTCTCTATGGTGCAGAGGACGCTGTCGTCAAAGAGGCTGCCGTGACGCTTAAAAAGCGCTACCTCGGTCTGAAGATTGCCGGTACGATGAACGGCTTTCAGAAAGACGAAGAAAAGGTGGTCGAGGCGATCCGCGAGTCGGGTGCCGTCTACCTCTTCATAGCGAAAGGCAGTCCCCGTCAGGAACTGTGGATCGAGCAGTATATGAAGGATTTGCCTGACGTCAAGGTGTTTCAGGGTGTCGGAGGAAGCTTCGATGTGCTTGCGGGCAAAGTGAAGCGTGCGCCCGCCGGATTTCAGAAGCTCGGGCTCGAATGGCTCTACCGATTAATGAAAGAACCGAAACGGATCAGACGTCAGCTTCTGCTGCCGCAGTTTCTGATCAGAGTCATGATGTCGAACGGCGATAAGCAGGGGTCCTGA